One genomic segment of Rivularia sp. PCC 7116 includes these proteins:
- a CDS encoding 3-dehydroquinate synthase: MILEVKSKPKYNLQPIQQRVEVTFNYPVHFTNGIFDLDNPLLAQIIENDGEAKPKKIVFVVDGGLLEHRGDLLSKLRQYCDRNADILTLSAEAMIVPGGEAAKNNPQLLEDIHQLVENAGICRHSYIIAIGGGAVLDLVGYAAATAHRGIRLIRIPTTVLAQNDSAVGVKNGINAFGKKNFLGSFAPPYAVINDFDFLNSLDDRDWRAGIAEAVKVALIKDAEFFEFISNNAALLARRNIEVMQQVIYRCAQLHLQHIANSGDAFEMGSSRPLDFGHWAAHKLEQLTNYRLRHGEAVAIGIALDSTYSYLEGMLSHCEWQNILNTFKILGFELYIPELAQESNIEHPRCLFRGLNEFREHLGGELTLTLLQRIGEEIEVHAVKNSSYQQAITLLSNAKM; this comes from the coding sequence ATGATATTAGAAGTAAAAAGCAAGCCTAAATATAATCTGCAACCGATTCAGCAACGGGTTGAGGTGACTTTTAATTATCCGGTTCACTTCACTAACGGGATTTTTGATTTGGATAATCCGCTTTTAGCGCAGATTATTGAAAATGATGGCGAAGCAAAGCCTAAAAAGATTGTGTTTGTTGTCGATGGTGGTTTGTTGGAACATCGAGGTGACTTGCTCTCGAAATTGCGGCAATATTGCGATCGCAATGCTGATATTTTAACTTTATCTGCCGAAGCAATGATAGTTCCCGGCGGTGAAGCAGCAAAGAATAATCCTCAATTACTAGAAGATATTCATCAGTTAGTCGAGAATGCCGGTATTTGTCGTCACTCTTATATTATTGCAATTGGTGGTGGTGCGGTTCTGGATTTAGTTGGATATGCGGCAGCTACTGCCCATAGAGGAATTCGTCTTATCCGTATTCCTACAACTGTACTGGCTCAAAATGATTCTGCTGTAGGTGTTAAAAATGGTATCAATGCTTTCGGTAAAAAGAATTTTTTAGGAAGTTTTGCACCACCTTATGCTGTTATCAACGATTTCGATTTTCTTAACAGTCTAGATGATAGAGATTGGCGAGCGGGTATTGCTGAAGCGGTGAAAGTTGCGCTGATTAAAGATGCAGAATTTTTTGAATTTATCTCTAATAATGCTGCACTCTTAGCTCGTCGCAATATAGAAGTAATGCAGCAGGTAATTTATCGATGCGCCCAGCTACATTTACAGCATATTGCTAATAGCGGTGATGCTTTTGAAATGGGTTCTTCTCGCCCTCTAGATTTTGGACATTGGGCTGCTCATAAACTCGAACAATTGACTAATTATCGTTTGCGTCATGGGGAAGCGGTGGCAATTGGTATTGCTTTAGACAGCACTTATTCTTATCTAGAAGGAATGCTTTCACATTGCGAATGGCAAAATATACTAAATACCTTCAAGATATTAGGATTTGAATTATACATTCCCGAACTTGCCCAAGAGTCTAATATAGAACATCCCAGATGTTTGTTTCGCGGGTTAAACGAATTCCGGGAACATTTGGGTGGAGAACTAACCCTAACACTTTTGCAAAGAATTGGAGAAGAAATTGAGGTTCATGCAGTAAAAAATTCTTCATATCAACAAGCAATTACCCTGTTATCTAATGCGAAAATGTAA
- the eboE gene encoding metabolite traffic protein EboE, protein MKVFSNKNFHLTYCTNIHPGEDWTQVFANLQQYIPSLKKKLSPNQPFGIGLRLANAASRELLQGNTLEEFKSWLNEHDLYVFTLNGFPYGGFHLQVVKDKVYAPDWSKQERLDYTLRLTQILAELLPEEIEGSISTVPISYKPWFEGNQLSQAKLMSSATIHIAQVVAQMVRIRAATDKVLHLNLEPEPDGLIENAEEVIKYFEKYLLPIGGTYLAKNLAIPQAAAEVLLLEHVRVCYDTCHFAVEYENPVSVFEKFQAAGIQIGKIQISAALKAEISKDKSKRLLLKERLQPFAESTYLHQVIARNADGSLQNYRDLTTALSFLEESNACEWRTHFHVPLFIDDYQVLKSTQDDIVTVFELLQHKDICNHLEIETYTWEVLPPEMKVDIAASIQREYEWVLWKLQATNHQELVVSR, encoded by the coding sequence ATGAAAGTCTTTTCTAACAAAAATTTTCACCTAACTTACTGCACCAATATTCATCCCGGTGAAGATTGGACTCAGGTTTTTGCTAATTTGCAGCAATATATTCCTTCTTTGAAGAAAAAGCTATCGCCCAACCAACCTTTCGGCATCGGATTGCGTTTAGCAAATGCAGCATCTAGAGAACTTTTACAAGGAAATACCTTGGAAGAGTTTAAATCGTGGTTAAACGAACACGATTTATATGTTTTCACGCTAAATGGTTTTCCCTACGGTGGATTTCACTTACAAGTTGTAAAAGACAAAGTATATGCACCGGATTGGTCTAAACAAGAGCGTTTGGATTATACATTAAGATTGACTCAAATTCTTGCCGAATTATTGCCCGAAGAAATAGAAGGTAGTATTTCTACAGTACCCATATCTTATAAACCTTGGTTTGAGGGCAATCAACTTTCTCAAGCCAAATTAATGAGCAGTGCTACTATCCATATAGCTCAAGTCGTAGCGCAAATGGTAAGAATCCGGGCTGCAACCGATAAAGTTCTGCATTTGAATTTAGAACCCGAGCCGGATGGATTAATTGAAAATGCTGAAGAAGTCATAAAATACTTTGAAAAATATTTGTTACCCATCGGTGGAACATATTTAGCCAAAAACCTAGCAATTCCTCAAGCAGCAGCCGAAGTACTGTTACTCGAACACGTGAGAGTGTGTTACGACACCTGCCATTTTGCAGTAGAGTATGAAAATCCGGTTTCTGTATTTGAAAAATTTCAAGCTGCTGGCATCCAAATTGGCAAAATTCAGATTAGTGCTGCATTAAAAGCCGAAATATCCAAAGACAAAAGCAAAAGGCTGTTACTCAAAGAAAGATTGCAACCTTTTGCCGAATCCACATATTTACATCAAGTAATTGCTCGCAATGCTGACGGAAGTTTACAGAATTATCGAGATTTAACCACAGCCTTATCTTTTCTCGAAGAAAGCAACGCTTGTGAATGGAGAACCCATTTTCACGTACCATTATTTATCGATGACTATCAAGTATTGAAATCAACTCAAGACGATATAGTTACCGTATTTGAACTATTGCAACATAAAGACATTTGCAATCACTTAGAAATTGAAACCTACACTTGGGAAGTTTTACCTCCCGAAATGAAAGTAGATATCGCAGCATCCATTCAGCGCGAGTATGAATGGGTTTTATGGAAATTACAAGCAACCAATCATCAAGAATTAGTAGTTAGTAGATAG
- the tyrA gene encoding bifunctional chorismate mutase/prephenate dehydrogenase gives MVYKKESESESRRITIIGGKGKMGQFFARELSESGHNVEAFGNQDWQFADQLLSNADLVLVSVPIEKTVEVIKRAAQYLKPTTAIADITSVKVEPVQAMLKYHQGAVMGLHPMFGPKVESFAEQIVVVCGGRNEAQFTWLLDFFAAKGSKLVESTAKEHDKMMVIIQAMRHFDRFSLGVFLAEENIDIQRSLSMASPTYLQEIDILKRLFAQSSHLCADIILATEERCEMIVSLAETYNRLAKLVASKDREALIKEFESTQSFFNEALTSENKLKQTVEDYLIHDNFTSQKHQQEVKKDDSENVLLTT, from the coding sequence ATGGTTTATAAAAAAGAAAGTGAGAGCGAATCTCGGCGGATAACTATTATCGGTGGAAAAGGCAAGATGGGACAGTTTTTTGCCAGGGAACTGTCAGAGAGCGGGCATAATGTAGAGGCTTTTGGTAATCAAGATTGGCAATTTGCGGATCAATTACTTAGCAATGCTGACTTAGTACTGGTTTCGGTTCCCATTGAGAAAACTGTAGAGGTAATTAAACGTGCTGCTCAATATCTAAAACCCACAACAGCGATCGCCGATATTACCAGTGTCAAAGTTGAACCCGTGCAAGCGATGCTAAAGTACCACCAAGGTGCTGTAATGGGATTACATCCGATGTTTGGACCTAAAGTTGAATCCTTTGCAGAACAGATTGTGGTGGTATGTGGGGGACGCAATGAGGCTCAATTTACATGGTTGCTAGATTTCTTTGCAGCTAAAGGTAGCAAGTTGGTGGAATCTACAGCCAAAGAACACGATAAAATGATGGTCATTATTCAAGCAATGCGTCATTTTGATAGGTTTAGCTTGGGTGTATTTTTAGCTGAAGAAAATATCGATATTCAGCGTAGTTTATCGATGGCTAGTCCAACTTATCTTCAAGAAATCGATATTCTTAAACGTTTATTTGCTCAAAGTTCGCATTTGTGTGCGGATATTATTTTAGCAACTGAAGAAAGATGCGAAATGATAGTTTCTCTCGCCGAAACATATAATCGTTTGGCTAAACTTGTAGCGAGTAAAGATAGAGAAGCATTGATAAAAGAGTTTGAATCTACTCAAAGTTTCTTTAATGAAGCTCTGACTTCTGAAAATAAGCTGAAACAAACAGTAGAAGATTATTTAATTCATGATAATTTTACTTCACAAAAACATCAGCAGGAAGTAAAAAAAGATGATAGTGAAAATGTTTTACTTACTACTTGA
- a CDS encoding TatD family hydrolase has protein sequence MYIDPHIHMSSRTTDDYEKMRDAGIVAVIEPAFWMGQPRTNIGSFQDYYSSLVGWERFRASQFGIKHYCTIGLNSKEANNEPLAEQVMELLPLYACKEGVVAIGEIGYDDMTPAEDKYFRLQLELAKELDMLVMIHTPHRDKKAGTSRSMDVCIEHGLEPSKVVMDHNNEETVKEVLDRGFWAAFTIYPNTKMGNARMVEVVRQYGCERIIVDSSADWGVSDPLAVPKTAQLMIERGIPEAHMRATCYENALAAYSQSGQIKESDWLNPSPIDQRELFSGNSVLRGQKPVVEKSEYALIE, from the coding sequence ATGTATATCGATCCACATATTCATATGAGTTCCCGCACTACCGATGATTACGAAAAAATGCGTGATGCGGGTATTGTTGCGGTAATTGAACCTGCTTTTTGGATGGGACAACCGAGAACTAATATTGGTTCTTTTCAAGATTATTACAGCAGCTTGGTGGGCTGGGAAAGGTTTCGGGCTTCGCAGTTTGGCATTAAGCATTACTGTACCATCGGCTTGAATTCAAAAGAAGCAAATAACGAACCTTTGGCGGAACAGGTAATGGAATTATTGCCCTTGTACGCTTGTAAAGAAGGTGTTGTTGCCATCGGCGAAATTGGTTACGACGACATGACACCGGCAGAAGACAAGTATTTTCGCTTGCAGCTAGAATTAGCGAAAGAATTAGATATGCTGGTGATGATTCATACACCGCACCGCGATAAAAAAGCGGGTACTAGTCGCAGCATGGATGTATGTATCGAACATGGTTTGGAACCATCCAAGGTGGTAATGGATCATAACAATGAAGAAACCGTCAAAGAAGTATTAGATAGAGGTTTCTGGGCAGCATTTACAATTTATCCAAATACCAAAATGGGCAATGCTCGCATGGTGGAAGTTGTACGTCAATACGGCTGCGAACGAATCATCGTAGATAGCAGCGCCGACTGGGGAGTAAGCGATCCTTTAGCAGTACCGAAAACTGCTCAATTAATGATAGAAAGAGGAATTCCAGAAGCGCATATGCGAGCCACCTGTTACGAAAATGCTCTTGCAGCATACAGCCAAAGCGGACAAATCAAAGAATCTGACTGGTTGAATCCATCGCCAATCGATCAGCGAGAATTATTCAGCGGCAACTCGGTACTGCGCGGACAAAAGCCAGTTGTTGAAAAATCTGAATATGCATTGATTGAGTGA
- a CDS encoding glycosyltransferase family 4 protein, with protein sequence MQILIYSYNYHPEPIGIAPLMTELAEGLVKKGHQVRVITGMPNYPQREIYEEYRGKWYTTEEKNGVTIQRCYLRIKSKPNLIDRLLLELSFVFTSLPQALNGWRPDVILLTVPPLLVSLPAALLSWFYHCPLVLNVQDILPEAAIKTGLLKNKFMIRALETLEKFAYRKAHTISVIADGFVKNLVSKKVPINKIACIPNWVDVNFVRPLPKKAKNWKASYKLENKFVVLYSGNIALTQGLETVIETAASLTHIPEIAFVIAGESKALKRLQKYCLACGADNVLLLPLQPREKLPEMLAAADVGLVVQKRNVISFNMPSKIPLLLASGSPIIASVPASGTAARAVRQSGGGVVVAPESPQDLAAAIMSLHSNPALTRQLGIKARNFAVERYSFEQALVAYEAVFSQAISRKIPGILPAMQKKLGVRG encoded by the coding sequence ATGCAGATTCTAATTTATTCCTATAATTATCATCCCGAACCCATCGGAATTGCACCTTTAATGACTGAGCTTGCTGAGGGGTTAGTAAAAAAGGGACATCAAGTGCGGGTGATTACGGGTATGCCTAATTATCCACAGCGCGAGATTTATGAGGAGTATCGGGGTAAATGGTATACCACAGAAGAGAAAAATGGTGTAACTATTCAAAGATGTTATTTAAGAATTAAATCTAAGCCTAATTTAATTGATAGGTTGCTATTGGAATTAAGCTTCGTATTTACAAGCTTGCCTCAAGCTTTAAATGGTTGGCGACCTGATGTTATTCTTTTAACGGTTCCACCTTTATTAGTTTCATTACCGGCAGCTTTGCTAAGTTGGTTTTATCATTGTCCGTTGGTATTGAATGTCCAAGATATTTTACCTGAAGCTGCAATCAAAACTGGATTATTAAAGAACAAATTTATGATTCGGGCTTTAGAGACTTTAGAGAAGTTTGCTTATAGAAAAGCTCATACAATTAGCGTGATTGCCGACGGGTTTGTTAAAAATTTAGTTAGTAAGAAAGTTCCAATCAACAAAATTGCCTGCATTCCTAATTGGGTTGATGTAAATTTTGTTCGCCCTTTGCCAAAAAAAGCTAAAAACTGGAAAGCTAGTTACAAATTAGAGAATAAATTTGTGGTGCTTTATTCAGGCAATATTGCTTTAACTCAAGGTTTAGAAACGGTAATTGAAACAGCAGCATCGTTAACACATATTCCAGAGATTGCTTTTGTAATTGCTGGGGAATCAAAGGCTTTGAAAAGGCTGCAAAAATATTGTCTGGCTTGTGGTGCGGATAATGTTCTATTGCTACCGCTGCAACCGCGAGAAAAGTTACCGGAGATGCTAGCGGCTGCTGATGTTGGTTTAGTTGTACAAAAACGCAACGTCATTTCTTTTAATATGCCTTCTAAAATACCATTATTGTTAGCTTCAGGAAGTCCAATTATTGCTTCTGTTCCTGCTTCAGGTACGGCAGCACGTGCTGTTAGGCAAAGTGGTGGTGGTGTCGTTGTCGCACCAGAATCACCCCAAGATTTAGCTGCTGCAATTATGAGTTTACATAGCAATCCTGCTTTAACGAGGCAATTGGGTATAAAGGCAAGAAATTTTGCTGTCGAGCGCTATTCCTTTGAACAAGCATTAGTGGCTTATGAAGCTGTTTTCTCTCAAGCTATTTCTCGCAAAATTCCCGGTATTTTACCAGCAATGCAAAAGAAGTTAGGGGTTAGGGGTTAG
- a CDS encoding alkaline phosphatase family protein — protein sequence MNKTVVINVVGLTKNLLGKHTPMLSRWAEGGKVATVEPVLPAVTCSVQSTYLTGKMPSEHGIVGNGWYFRDDCETKFWRQSNKLVQSPKIWEMARQLDSDFTCANMFWWYNMYSSANYAVTPRPMYPADGRKIPDIYTQPSNFREQLQAEFGQFPLFNFWGPTASIASTQWIANSSKWVEEKCSPNLTLIYLPHLDYCLQKFGPNQDKIAKELQEVDAVCGDLINFYEQRGASVVVLSEYGITSVSQPIHINRLLRSKGLLAIREEEGRELLDAGASKAFAVADHQIAHVYVNDADCIPQVKNLLKETEGIDYVLDETSKPDYHLNHSRSGELIAVANSNAWFTYYYWLDDKRAPDFARAVDIHRKPGYDPVELFVNPQIKFPKLKVGLKLLKKKLGFRYLMDVIPLDASLVKGSHGCIPPTPEMGPLLISKQSDLINASSIEATDVCELILQHLTVGKVKGERLKVKG from the coding sequence ATGAATAAAACAGTAGTAATTAACGTAGTCGGATTAACTAAAAATTTATTAGGAAAGCATACACCAATGCTTTCGCGATGGGCTGAGGGGGGAAAAGTTGCCACTGTAGAACCAGTTTTACCAGCGGTTACTTGTTCGGTACAGTCTACTTATTTAACGGGTAAAATGCCATCAGAGCATGGCATTGTCGGTAATGGTTGGTATTTTAGAGATGACTGTGAAACTAAGTTTTGGCGACAGTCGAATAAGTTAGTTCAATCTCCGAAAATATGGGAGATGGCAAGACAATTGGATTCTGATTTTACCTGCGCTAATATGTTCTGGTGGTACAACATGTATTCATCGGCAAATTATGCAGTAACTCCCCGACCGATGTATCCTGCTGATGGTAGAAAAATACCCGATATTTATACTCAACCAAGTAATTTTCGCGAGCAATTACAAGCAGAGTTCGGACAGTTTCCTTTATTCAACTTTTGGGGACCAACTGCATCAATTGCATCTACACAATGGATTGCCAATTCATCAAAATGGGTAGAAGAAAAATGCAGCCCTAATTTAACTTTGATTTATCTACCGCATCTAGATTACTGTTTGCAAAAATTTGGTCCCAATCAAGACAAAATAGCTAAAGAATTGCAAGAAGTCGATGCTGTTTGCGGCGATTTAATTAATTTTTACGAACAACGCGGAGCCTCTGTTGTTGTCCTATCAGAATATGGAATTACATCTGTCTCCCAACCTATTCATATTAATAGATTATTGCGTTCAAAAGGTTTATTAGCCATTCGCGAAGAAGAAGGAAGAGAACTCCTCGATGCCGGAGCTAGTAAAGCTTTCGCCGTAGCCGACCACCAAATTGCTCATGTTTACGTCAACGATGCCGATTGTATTCCTCAAGTCAAAAACCTGTTAAAAGAAACTGAGGGAATAGACTACGTTTTAGACGAAACTAGCAAGCCAGATTATCATCTAAATCATTCTCGAAGCGGGGAATTAATCGCTGTTGCAAACAGTAATGCATGGTTCACTTATTATTACTGGCTCGACGATAAACGCGCTCCAGACTTTGCCAGAGCAGTAGATATTCACCGCAAACCCGGTTACGATCCAGTAGAATTATTTGTCAATCCTCAAATCAAATTTCCCAAACTCAAAGTAGGCTTAAAGTTGCTCAAGAAAAAGCTAGGTTTTCGCTACTTGATGGATGTGATTCCATTAGATGCTTCCTTAGTAAAAGGTTCTCATGGCTGTATTCCCCCCACCCCCGAAATGGGACCTTTATTAATTAGTAAACAAAGTGACTTAATTAATGCTTCATCTATCGAAGCAACCGATGTATGTGAGTTGATATTGCAGCATTTAACGGTTGGTAAGGTTAAAGGTGAAAGGTTAAAGGTGAAAGGTTAA
- the eboC gene encoding UbiA-like protein EboC (EboC, a homolog the polyprenyltransferase UbiA, belongs to system of proteins involved in the trafficking of precursor metabolites to an extracytoplasmic compartment so that the biosynthesis of certain natural products, such as scytonemin, can be completed.), producing the protein MNTATLNTNRFWAYLQLTRPANIITAWADVLAGIAASGFLIVGNPLPVAWLILSTTGLYGGGVVFNDVFDADLDAKERPERPIPSGRSSLRGAVVLGGILLSIGVFAAAQVSWLSFCIACGVAAAALLYDAYGKHHTFFGPLNMGICRGGNLLLGVSILSPMLRENWYLALIPITYIAAITAISQGEVHGGKRSTGVVALILMGMVIAGLLGLGLLNKSYFLAVLPFVILLSWRVLLPFVQAVSQPSAENIRTAVRSGVLSLIVLDATVSCSFAGFSYGLLLLSLLPISIMLAKLFSVT; encoded by the coding sequence ATGAACACGGCAACTTTAAACACCAATCGCTTCTGGGCGTATCTACAGTTAACGCGACCTGCGAATATTATTACCGCTTGGGCGGATGTGCTAGCGGGTATTGCGGCTTCGGGTTTTCTCATCGTGGGTAATCCGCTACCTGTAGCATGGCTAATTTTGTCTACTACTGGTTTATACGGCGGCGGTGTTGTATTTAACGATGTATTTGATGCCGATTTAGATGCCAAAGAAAGACCAGAAAGACCAATTCCCAGCGGTAGAAGCTCGTTACGGGGAGCAGTTGTTTTAGGAGGCATACTTTTAAGTATTGGTGTATTCGCTGCGGCTCAAGTTTCTTGGTTAAGTTTTTGTATTGCTTGTGGTGTGGCTGCTGCGGCTTTGCTTTACGATGCTTACGGAAAACATCATACGTTTTTTGGCCCTTTAAATATGGGGATTTGTCGCGGTGGTAATTTACTGTTGGGTGTGAGTATATTGTCGCCAATGCTGAGGGAAAACTGGTATTTAGCTTTAATTCCAATTACTTATATTGCTGCGATTACAGCTATCAGCCAAGGTGAAGTACATGGCGGAAAACGCAGTACCGGTGTTGTAGCTTTGATATTAATGGGTATGGTTATTGCCGGACTATTAGGGCTGGGTTTGCTAAATAAATCTTATTTCTTAGCGGTATTACCATTCGTAATTCTACTGAGTTGGCGCGTTCTGCTGCCTTTCGTGCAAGCTGTGAGTCAACCAAGTGCAGAAAATATACGTACAGCAGTGCGCTCGGGGGTTTTATCTCTTATAGTATTAGATGCAACTGTTAGCTGTAGTTTTGCCGGTTTTAGTTATGGTTTGTTACTGTTAAGTTTATTACCTATATCTATAATGCTAGCTAAATTATTTAGTGTAACTTAG
- a CDS encoding DsbA family oxidoreductase, whose translation MQIDIFHDTVCPWCRIGKKHLFDALSEYNGEAVDIRWHPFLLDNSVPSGGYEFRDFMQERKGISLSQLQQMFDYTQRMGEAAGVVLDFTKVRLAVNTTLSHRLIELTPEDSKAKVVEAIYQAYFEEGLNLGNIEVILAIAKSCGIDFPDLALHLNDKIALNAIVMKSDNAHSLGINSVPFFIINNEIKVIGSQSKEAFVNQLTVNSEQ comes from the coding sequence ATGCAAATAGATATATTTCATGATACTGTATGTCCCTGGTGTAGAATTGGCAAAAAGCATCTTTTTGATGCGCTATCTGAATATAATGGTGAAGCTGTAGATATTCGCTGGCATCCTTTTCTTTTGGATAATTCGGTTCCTAGTGGGGGATATGAGTTTCGTGATTTTATGCAAGAGCGAAAAGGGATTTCACTCTCGCAGTTACAGCAAATGTTTGATTATACGCAACGTATGGGTGAAGCTGCTGGAGTAGTTTTGGATTTTACAAAAGTGCGATTGGCTGTTAATACTACTCTTTCTCATAGATTAATTGAATTAACTCCAGAAGATTCTAAAGCTAAAGTTGTTGAAGCAATTTATCAAGCTTATTTTGAAGAGGGTTTAAATCTAGGAAATATTGAAGTAATATTAGCAATCGCGAAATCTTGCGGAATAGATTTTCCAGATTTAGCGTTGCACTTGAATGATAAAATTGCTCTCAACGCAATTGTGATGAAATCAGACAATGCCCATAGTTTGGGTATTAATAGCGTACCGTTTTTTATTATTAACAACGAAATAAAAGTAATTGGTTCTCAGTCAAAAGAAGCGTTTGTTAATCAGTTAACAGTGAACAGTGAACAGTGA
- a CDS encoding EboA family metabolite traffic protein, whose amino-acid sequence MSVATSYIETQNITTQELLYRWVSRQVNTEALNWLNQKRQLISEGAAPFLFFTAFSAVPRYTDKKEIQPTLEELESASNICDNWYPGEWTIDQAARTLLVLSLPSDDADKYLQTLDQVFAAADVRELVALYQALPLLPYPERFRDRAAEGIRSNMTAVFNAVALQNPYPAKYLDNLAWNQMVLKALFVGSPLHLIQGIDERANPDLARMLLDYAHERWAARRDVSPELWRCVGKFANDEMLADLERVLTESQTKTYSNGKGQQKLLERTAAALACAECPLPEAQIILARYPELQNDIRAGRLTWKNVK is encoded by the coding sequence ATGTCTGTTGCTACAAGTTATATAGAAACGCAAAATATTACTACCCAAGAGTTACTTTACCGTTGGGTATCCCGACAAGTTAATACTGAAGCTCTGAACTGGTTAAATCAAAAGCGACAGCTGATAAGCGAGGGTGCGGCACCTTTTCTATTTTTTACAGCTTTCAGTGCTGTACCTCGTTATACAGATAAAAAAGAGATTCAGCCGACATTAGAAGAATTAGAATCAGCCTCCAACATCTGCGATAACTGGTATCCGGGTGAATGGACTATAGACCAAGCGGCTCGTACATTACTGGTATTAAGTTTACCATCTGATGACGCAGATAAATATTTACAGACATTAGATCAAGTATTTGCCGCCGCCGACGTTAGGGAATTAGTAGCGCTATATCAAGCATTACCCCTGCTTCCTTATCCCGAAAGATTTCGCGATCGCGCTGCTGAAGGTATCCGCAGTAATATGACGGCAGTATTCAATGCGGTTGCTTTACAAAATCCCTATCCAGCTAAATATTTAGATAACCTAGCTTGGAATCAGATGGTTTTAAAAGCTTTGTTTGTTGGTAGTCCTTTACATTTAATTCAAGGGATTGACGAAAGAGCAAACCCTGATTTGGCAAGGATGCTGTTAGATTACGCTCATGAAAGATGGGCAGCCAGACGCGATGTATCCCCCGAATTATGGCGATGTGTAGGAAAATTTGCCAACGATGAGATGTTAGCAGATTTAGAGCGCGTTCTCACAGAGTCTCAAACTAAAACCTATTCAAACGGTAAAGGACAGCAGAAGTTACTCGAAAGAACAGCAGCAGCTTTAGCATGTGCTGAATGTCCATTACCCGAAGCCCAAATTATTCTAGCTCGATATCCAGAATTACAAAACGATATTCGAGCAGGAAGACTAACTTGGAAGAATGTTAAGTGA